tgttcTACTTTGTTTCTCtcctgtaaattaaatatataaactaccTCTAAATTGCGGGATTCTCCTTTTTGTTGCTTCATGTCTTCATGTATTGTACACATAAGGTTCTAGATAGAAATCGCAAACGGACAAATAACACTAATGCAACGTTTTCAGTTTACACTTACAAAACTGTGTCCACTGGTGTATAAAACACTACGTTTTATTTATGTCATTTGCAGTGTTTCTTATTAAAAGactgaaaactgaaactaaattaGTGAACTGACTCgaatcacaagacatcttatttttaatagtttagaacaaaaaaacaattatgtgGGTACGTATTAACAAGTCAATTATTTTCTTGAGGTTCAAACAGCAAAGCAATAAAGAAAAGTGCTTTAGTTATATAATGCATTAGAtgacaaatgttttgtgaatcacTGCTCCATTTAACTCAAACAAGGAAGTGGAGTTAAACTAAACCATGGCCTGAAATCCACTGATACATGTTCTATACATTAAACAATTATCTCTTATACACTCATGATTATACATGTTATGTAAACTCACCAAAGTCAAAGTACAGTAAAGTATAACTGTAAATCCAACCGATCACATCGATCCAACTTTTCCCTGAAGTTTCCCTAATCGCATCCCATCACAAACATTGTGAATAATAATTGTGCTACTTCATTTAAAAGATTTTGTcaagagaaaaacacacacaaacaggaatCGAGACAAAATCAATCAcatttttcaaagaaaataaagctCAAAGAAAGTGTCACTCCATAAAAAAGGGAAGAACACACACTTGATGACACCGAgtgtaaataaacacaataaaaggaGTTAAATGAAGGCTGCCACAAAATACAAAGGCAAAGAAAGGAAAAACTTGATAAAGGGGGAAAATAGATTTAAGAACGCTCTCTTTACTCTTTCCTGAATAACATCAAAATCCCCATCAGAGTATTGATCATGTTTCATCAGTATTTTACGAGTTTTTCTGTCAAACtagatttaaatgaatttttcgcACAAAAAAcgtaaattctgtcataatttactaaaccttacatttttcaagtgaactattcattttaaacaaaaggCAAAGAACGGAAATTGTAGGGATGGACTCTCTATAATTCCTGAATAAAATTGCAATTGCAGTCACAGTATTAATCTGCATTATTACACGTTTTCTTGTcaaattatatgtaatttctttttattattatattaaataaataatgtcctgGGTGTAAATCCATCTTTATAGTATCCTGAACATCTtgttacaggattttttttttttttaaactaagattatgaccgaattttcatttttgagtgaactattccttttaaacgAGACCGTCACAAACATATTTAATTCAACACTTTTTTGGCTTTGCAGCTACCAATGAAACTAACATTCATTTCATCAAGGCCTGTATCATCATTAGTATAAATACGACCCATTTTTATACTCAAAATCAGACACCTTGTGTTTCTAAACAGCAGCTGATCTTTAAACCTCACTGATTAGCATTATTTTAAGACAAGCCGCCAAATTTTTAGTCTACATCTTTATATGCTAcagattaaattttatttaaaattaattttaaagttgGTACCTAATCCAAATTACATAAACTTTGGTACAAAGACAAATACAGAAAGGTAAATGAATATTATCCCAGCCCGGCTACATTATCAGACCTGCGATTTACGAGGCGTAAAGGGAAAGTTAAAGCAACACTGGAAGGGTTTTCTGCACTGTAGGTCAGGTGGGGTTGGGCTGGGTTCACAAAAACACATTAGAATACGGAAAACAGGGAGCCGAGGGCCAATCCCGTCGCTGCACCAGCCAGCATCCCCAGAGCAACGTCACCGGAGTCCTCACGCCGGCGCTCCTGCACTATGACATGGTTGACGCCAGGTGCGTATCCCCCTAACAGAGACAAATAACAAATGTcaatcaaactaaataaaaaacaaatgtcaaaGGTCAAGCAACTTCCGGTTACCTTGATAAAGATACGGGTGGGCTACTGCATACTGCTGCCCATCTGCTGAGTAGACCATCTGTGTGGCataaggaggaggatgaggaacaTAACCGCCATATCCATCAGGATAGAAAACCTAGATCAATTTAGAAAGAAATTAGGGGTGCATGATTTATCAGAACCAGGTATCATTTTTTAATTGGCATACGTatattgattttttaaaaaaatctggatgctcattacatttaaattcttttttataaaatataatttatgtatactttcttttagttatttattttttattaaattaaattatttgttttatgattcACATTattgtattacaattatattatattatttatgtaaatgttatttcataaatatttttaaattatttttaatttcaaaatatttaatttttaaatgatggaTGCTCATTACCCCTATTTTTCGAtttcaattattttgtttttatttgtttaaatgtatttttattttattttaataattgattttatttttcataaaattattatttcctattatataattatttttaattaactattattgttcttttatatttatttggtttttccTACTATGtagttacattatatattatgtttaataattataaaagttaatttaaaaaatttaattacattataacatgattcagaatatttaacattttaattgtgcaTGTTCATTTTTTCTATGCtacttataaattaaatgtgtgtgtgtgtgtataaatatttatacataaaatttattaaacaattgttttatttaaatattaaaaatacactttCATACTTATaagttataataaaacaaatgtattatacatttaacatatcacaaaattacaaaaaaaatttttataaattacaattaatttagataaaataGCACAGAATTATAAAATTAGCCATAACATAACATCCTGTTTTCATCAAGTAGTTCATTTCAAGCAGTCTTTTGTCGGGATTTTGATAACATTTTTATAGGAGCCAATGCACTTTCAAGCATTGCTTGTAAACATAAGCCGTTGTCAATTCTTTTTCGTCAAACAAGTTTATGATCAAACAGAAATGACAAAGTCAACATCTAAAAAGAGCTTTAAAACACAAGCAACGACATAAGCTGGATATCCAAGTAAGAAAATATTCTTTTCTGTAGTAATCTGATACATTCATGTTCCTTTAAATATATTACCTGTGGAGTTGGGTTTAACTCAGAATAGGGTGGAGGAGCTGATGCCACGATGTCCTCGGCAAAACCAACCTGAGGATGCTGCGCAATCTACAAAACACACCAACTCATGTCAGCAAATGCCTCTGTAACGCTTCTGAAATCAGTTCCAGAAGCTGCGCGACAGGGAAGGTTAAATGTGAACGTGTTTTCCCGCTCAAACTGCATTTGTGTAACTCACAGTGTTGAGTCTAGCATCCTGGAGAGACATGCTCCAAGCCCTTTGCGAGAATACACTGAGTTAGTATCAAAAAATCAGATCTTGAAGCACACATTGTGAATATTAGTAACAAATCTGACTCACAAAGCATCGTCTGAACTGTCTGCGCAGATGCTGATGACCCGACCGTCCCGGCAGACGATCTGCAGGAGGGAGTCTTTGCTCTTGCCTTCAGGCGGCATGAGATCTGGAAATAAATCacgaacaacaacaaaacatggaGACGTTCAAGTTACATACTATTCACTTTTTCATCCTCTCTTTGTCAAGTACTACATCAAAAGGCgcttttgaagtttttttttgcatcttctgCATTTCAAAAGCAGAAGGAAAGACAGCGGATGAAGACTAAAGTGTGCATCAGTCCCACCTCTACACGCGCTGGCGTTGCGGATGTTAATGCAGTCCACCTTCATGTGGATTTCGTCCTCCATGTCCCGCCGCTGCTGGTCATCGTAGAAGACCAGACGTCCATCTGACCAGAGGTCAAACCAGTTCCTCTTCCAGCGGCGCAAGAAGGTGCCTGATAAACGACAACATTAGATTctagaattacattttaattactttttgtaatgataaaattgtattattttgttttaattacattcTAAAACAATTTAAGCAcaagttgtatttttatatatatatatatatatatatatatataaattcaattatttaataatatagttttttttgttttgattataaAATAGCAATTAAAACATGGCTAATATTAAACTTTGACtaagttaatattaaaataatttacaaatttattaaatttttaaacaattgtatgtatatatacatatacatatacatatatatatatatatatatatatatatatatatatatatatatatataatttttattattttaatattaatttagttaaagTTTAATATCAGCCATGTTTTCATTGCTATTTTATAAACACAACaataaacacaatattataaaataattgcattataaaatgaatcaacatttatttatattcttcatatcacaaatgcattataaattgattaaattctaatatatatatatatatatataaatgtaaaataaacaaattaaaacatcGCTTGTAAATGTAATCTGACCTTTACAGTTTAAAAATGTCATCctctacaaaaaacaaaaacaaaaaaaacaatctttaaaacaagaaaaatagaaaaagccAGATTGTCAGCTCACAGATTGTTTTGAGACACAAAGTTCAGCTGTATTTCAACTTCCGTTTAAATCTCATGACAAGATAACTTAAGCAGAGGAAATGACACAGTCTGCTGTAAAGGATAAAAACGACatgcaaaagtaaacaaaaatagcCCTTCAATTCAACCTCAAAGCTAAATGTTTCGCACAAGTTGCTTGATGTATATTTCAAAGGATTTAAATTATAGAAGTGTTATTTAAACTTTCATAAGAATTAGAAAGAACGTCATAAAATGCTTAAAATCTGCATTGGAAAGCCCAAAATAACTAAAACGAAGGATTTAAGGTCATAAATATGGAGTAATAAACACTCACTTTGTCTGTGCAGCCATCCGCTCTTCACAAACGCCATCTCCAATAAACTCACTACCTAAACATAtcaaaacaattcatttaaagcCTATCGATACAATTTTTATGTATACAATATTAAACTAAGCGCATATGGGTGTAGATATTgcgtttttttttaacagtaaatacAGTTTAGCGGTTGAACTTCGCCTGTCAGTTTGAGAGTTAGCTTGCGCTCGCGGCGCCGTTGTGCTCAAATCGACGACAAGCCGACGAAATACGCATCCAGAGACATCCCAAAACAACTAAAAACATCTTGGAACACTGTACTTGTTATATCATGCCATATTAAATAGATTAAATGAGTGAATCTACCCTCTTTCGGTGTGTTGATGTCTGAGGTGTCTGCAACTAGCTGAGTGACATCAGCGTCAGCATCAAGGAGTCTCAgctcaagtataggtctctgcaggaaagtaatgggagttaccagatcagggtgtttttacaccaagaaacctgattggctgacgtcaTAGGGATGttgggtttaggggtggggttgggtaaggggggtcattttgattgcatgatttagaaacacccagcagtttaaAAACACCCAtaaggtgataaacgcccacttttgctctgcagagacctaatgCCACCCAATCAGAGGATCAACACCACTTTTATTTGGTTTCACAGACTTTTATTAACTTTACACGGTTTGTTTTGATGAGCGTTTTAatcaacaaataatacaaaaaaattaacgtGGGATCAAAAACAGGCAGTtcaatgaaattatttttttattcttattttacgTGCTTTTTACTTATTTCAGAGTGTTTACaaagtaaaatactgttttaaaaagttacagtagtaatatatattaaaatattgttgaTCACTTAATATAAGCCTATTATTATAACGAGAAAGATTATAAACCCTAACAATAAACAGTATTATGTAGCCTATACATTGTTTAGAAtatgaaatgttatatataaatgtattataatgttttataaaatattgtactacatatttattttcttattttttatatgatttttcttaacattattatatttaataattattttcttaagttatttttcctttaatattacgcacacacacacacacagtcttgcaTGTGTGGTTTGCGATTTGCATAATTCTCCAttggcataatggtttttatactgtacaaactgtattttctatcgccctacaccaaccaagctaataaatataaatataaaacacctACACACATATAATtgtaatcatttattatttaaattatattacattataattatacaattttatacttcaattacataaaaaacatttcacaattttttcttaagaataattattgttttattccaCATTATGTAACTTTTTCCTGTACATGTATTTTATTGACAAATGCAATTTTACATGGGAGTCATTAAAAGGATTGCTTTACTGATTTCTTTTAAAATGACCATATTTGCATTACACTATAtaatacaacactatataatatttaataacatctCATAATTTTCAAAGTCATAATTCTCAAACATCAAAGTTATTCATTATTCTTCTGTAAGTGTGAAATTGAATTTTACAAGGACCTAATTTTTTTCTCTAACTGTACTTTGTCTTTACATAAATTTCATGTAAACACTGGAACTAGACAGATGAGATCATCACTAGATGGAGCCATTTCACTGGGAACTGGGTGCATTTAATGTTCGTGCAAAGAACATTATCCAGCTCAGTGTTTCCCCCAAGTGAATGATGGTCAAAACTAAATGATACTGAATCATCAAACCCTAAACCCCTCATTTATGAAGTTTCAGAAGCAGGATTGCATTAGATCTTTTCAAATTTGCATTCACACTAGAAAACCCGAAACACAAACCACTTTGAGATCCAGTTTAACATTCAGAGGCTCAGTGTTATGATAATATGGTGCAACATACCTAGAGCATCACTTCTTTACATGGACTGTTCTGAGAACAGATAGCCTGATCTAATCCGACTGTAACCTGTAGACAGTGTCCACTTCCACAGCTGGGTTCAGAGCAGGTGACATCACGAGTCGGCTGGCACCGCTGAGCTTGTTCCAGCACTGGTTGAAATAATCTCACCCGAGCCTCATTCACACATGCTGGGGAGGCTTGTGAGGGCCAGATTGAAAAGAGTTATGCAAAAATGTCTCACCAGTGGTTGGCTGTTGcagattttgtttagttttaatttttgccAGATTAACCGACCAAACCAATTGTGTGCCTCCAGGGGACTAATGTGTGGGAAGAACTTGTGAAATGTGAGTCCCTGCGAACTTCATCTAGAGGAGAATATATtgaagtataataaatgtatttgctcTTTTGATTTGTTTCTTCCTTTTCTGAATACAGTGATGGTCAGTTATGCACATAACAATGACTGACAGGTAAGTGTCATAGAAGTTTACATTATGTTAAGTATGTTGAAGTTAAGTatgtattaagttaattaatttttttttttacagtattctgTAGATATGcaaaatttttagtttttaatagtaattaatcatatataaactgaaataaaaaacatactttattatattatgattaaaaaaagatttaaaatgtattaaatagtataaatagagtatacacacacacacacacacacacacacacacaaatatatatacatagattgttattaattttatgtgtaaatctgtaaattaaatatacaatatgtaatttatatttcataatatttatataatatacctaaataattaaaatgtttcattgcAAACTATTTTGTATCATACactattttacattaataattttgtattgtttaCATTTGACAACATTTTAGAATGTTAATAtattagattattaaaaaaatatttaacatttttttaactacatataattaatttttattttatactatttataatttACTAGACTATTTATATAACACACTATTTTActatatagattttatataaaaaacttaaaaaaatacttttttattttatattaaattatatattgattttaatacataattcaagtaatatgtaatatatgttttaatatataattatatgtatctatttaaaacaattctaaataatttaaatgtgttattgcatttgaaactataattatttattatttattttatatcatatgctatattacattattcatttatttttgacattttaaatttaaattacaaaaatgtgatttaaataaataaataaaataccttgAAAGAGATGTGATGGAAAGCCCTCGTGTTGGTACCATACATCATCACCTGGCCTTGGAAAACCTTCAGGCTCtcttcagcatccctcctcctcTCTGCAGTTGTTAAACTGATTTGTATGTGATTACAaggagtgtgtgaatgtgagaggACGTTTGAAAACTCAGATAATGACTTTTGCTTAAAGCAGAAGCTGTGATTGAGAGCGTATCTGCTCTAATTACTGGGCTCCTTCTTGCTGCAGGCAGGGCTGGGTTTATGTCAGAGGAATGCACAGAGAAGAAGGCCTGTTCATTTTTTGTCTTGCAGTTGTTTATGCGTCCTTGGACTCAACTGTGCTTGAAGTCCAAGCCCTGTGCTCTCTCTTACAGCTGGCTTCGCTTCAGAACTGACCTCAGACCAGGGATTCAAGCGCTTAATGCAAGAAAAATAATCACGTATGAAGTCTGAGTGAATTCTGTGGATGAAAAATCAAACTAGACCTCTGCATAGGAGACGTCTAGGCTAATACACATTTAGACGGGCACGAATCAGCGGGTGCGCGCTCACAATCAACAAAGGAAATTCCTTGGCAGCTGGAATAGGTGCCTGGAGACTCGCGCACTTCCTCTCCACCCAGAGTAAGGATTTTAAAAATTCTTCCCTCAATTTTCCACCCAAATTCAAGGATAGAATTACGCCCCTCCCACGCGGGGGGCGGAGCTACGTGGGCCGCTCCACCAATAGGAACGCTTCACAGGTCAGTTCTTCTAAAAGGTGGTCGACTGTCTCCATAGCAACGCAGCGAGCTTTCCACAGCCACAGGTCGTTGTTTACTTTTACAGTTTGGTCCTTCAGTAACGCGAGTGAAGTGAACGAGAGCCAGTCCGGTTTAACTCGACAAATTTGAAGTGTAGCACACTTGAGCTGGCCAAAAACAgctggaggaagagagggagaaagTGGGGGCAGATTCGGGACGCTCAGAACCGAAAGCAAAGCAGAAACTAGAGCGAGATGGGATTTGAGTGGCCGCTTATGTTTGTGCTGACTCTTTGTAACAGAATATGATTTTATAAATCCTAAAATGAGTTTGTAAGGGCGCATGTGGCTTCTGTGGAATACAGACAGCAGAAGGACGAAGGGAGGTAAGATGTTTGAAGAAgatatttattgtgttttctttcttctgaatGACTTACAGCGCTCGTGAGTTGTAtgtccagctgtgtgtgtgtgtgtgtgtgtgtgtgtgtgtgtgtgtgtttcaatgcGTTCGGATGGTGTTTAGTTTTCCTGACCCATGCTTCTGTTCGCTCCAGTGTAAAACAAATGTGAGATGAGAGAAGTGGTCCCGCGGGAGAGGGTTGTTTTCGTTCCTGGCCCGACAGGGTGACCCCCGTGTGTTTGGGGGGGTCACAGATAGCAGCAGATGGGATAAAACATGATGCGTAAACACTGACCTGAGCTCAAGAAAGAAAGCATCACGTATGACTTGTACTTACTCATTCCTTGGAAATGATCTCATTTCCTGTACTTTTCCCATCAGCAACAGATTGCgctggaataaaaaaagaaaaatagaaatattagttACAGACCTGAAAGGTAATGGAAATGATTAAACTTCTAAAGTCGGTGGAAAAATTATGGTGAATATTTctatacagtatttattgttaTGCTTTACTCGTATGCTCGATGTAAAGGGATAAAAATCTCTATGtgagcatattttatttattccttt
This DNA window, taken from Carassius auratus strain Wakin chromosome 47, ASM336829v1, whole genome shotgun sequence, encodes the following:
- the LOC113064856 gene encoding pleckstrin homology domain-containing family B member 2-like; translated protein: MAFVKSGWLHRQSTFLRRWKRNWFDLWSDGRLVFYDDQQRRDMEDEIHMKVDCINIRNASACRDLMPPEGKSKDSLLQIVCRDGRVISICADSSDDALAWSMSLQDARLNTIAQHPQVGFAEDIVASAPPPYSELNPTPQVFYPDGYGGYVPHPPPYATQMVYSADGQQYAVAHPYLYQGGYAPGVNHVIVQERRREDSGDVALGMLAGAATGLALGSLFSVF